The DNA region TTTTCTCTTCGTTCTGCATGGCTTCAAGAAGATTTTGTACTTGCTGTTTACTTAATTGATTAGGTCGGGGCTGTTGTTGCTGTTCTTCGGGTTTATCACCTTCGCCTTGGTCAGGTTGCTTTTTCTGCTCTTCTTTTTCATCGCCTTCCCCTTCTTTATTCTCGTCTTTCTGTTCCTCGTTCTTATCGCCTTCGTCTCCCTTGTCTCCTTCGTCCTTTTTATCTTGGTCTTGGTTCTCTTCTTTGTTGTCCCCGTCCTTCTTGTCCTCGTTTTCGTCTTTTTGGTCTTCGTTCTTGTCCTGGTCGTCTTTGTTATCTTGGTTTTGGTCATTCTGCTCTTGTTCTTTTTCGAGCATCTTTTTTGCCAAAGCTAGATTGTAACGTGTTTCTTCATCTTTAGGATTGTTGCGAAGGGCTTCTTTATACGCTTCCACCGCTTTTTGATATTCTTTTCTTTTCATGAACACATTGCCCATGTTGTGGTAAGCACGGTGTTTATCTGCTTTATTGGTTGCTAGTTCCCCAGCTTGCTTGTAACGCCCAAAAGCTTCGCTATAGGTTTCTTTCTTGTAATAGGCATTTGCCAAATTGTAAGGTGCGGCAGAGTTCTCATCGCTTTTGGCAATAGCTTTTCTATAATCTACTTCGGCATCAATAAAATTATCTTCTGAGAGTGCTTTATTGCCTTCGTAAGTAAGATTTTTAGAAGCATCAAGTGCTTTTTCTCTTTCCTTTTCCTCGTCTTGTGCAAAAGAAACGAAACCGATAAAAAACAATATGAAAACAATATTTCTCATTATTCTATTTCTTTTTCGTTGAATAAATTCAGCTTTTTAAGCCATTTTGTTCGCTTTTCAAGAATAAAGATATCCAATAGCAAAAATAACAATCCAATTCCTAGAAACCATTGAAACTGGTCTTTGAATTCTGCAAATTGCTTGGCTTCAAACTCCTTTTTGTCCATTTGCAGGAGTTGTTCTTTTATCCGTTCTACGGCAGCCTCGGTGTTAGAACCATCAATATACTCGCCATTGCCATCATCTGCAATATCTATAAGAACATCTTCGTTCAATTTGGTAATGACCACTTCTCCTTGAGAATCTTTCTTAAGGCTTTCTACAACCCCATTTCTCTTAATTGGAATAGGAGCGCCCTTGGTTTTTCCAACCCCAATAGTATAAATCTGAATGCCTTCTTCTATGGCTTTCTCTACAGCATCATTTGTATTGCCTTCCGAGTGATCTTCCCCATCCGAAATAATAAAAAGCACACGGTTGGTCTGCTCTTCATCATTATAATAGGTGGTAGCCAGATTAATGGCCTCGTTAATGGCAGTACCTTGTGAGGTAAGCATATCTGTATTCATGCTTTGCAAGAACATTTTTGCCGCACCATAATCCGTTGTAATGGGCAGTTGCGGAAAGGCTTGTCCTGCATAGGCAATAATACCGATACGGTCACTTGCCAATTGGTTGATAATCTCGGAAACGAGGCGTTTGGCCTTCTCCAAACGGTTAGGGGCAATGTCTTCCGCCAACATACTTTTAGAGACATCTACGGCAAAAACCACGTCAACACCTTCGCGTTTTACGGTCTCCAATTTCGTGCCAATTTTAGGATTCACCAGCCCCAATGTCAGAAAGGTGATGCCCAACAAAAAGAACAAAAGTTTTAAGCCCGATTTAAAATTGGACTTGTCCGGTGAGAGACGTTTTAAAAGAGGTGTTTCGGCAAATTTCTTCTGTGTTCGCTTTTTCCAGAGTTGCAAAAGTGCGAACAAGACGATGATGACCGGTATTATGGCCAGTAAATAGAAATATATTTTTTCGTCTAATTGAATCATTCTGCTTTGTTCGTAGTTTGAATCTAATACAAGTTTGTCAAATATTGCACTAAAGAAATCTTAAATAAAACTTCTGAAAAGTGTATTTCTCAAAATCCATTCCAATAAAAGTAAGGCGCCGGCCAAGAGAACCCAAGGTCTGAATTTCTCTTCGTACTTGTAGTATTTGAATTCTTCTATCTCTGTTTTTTCAAGTTTGTTTATTTCGTCATAGATGGCCTCTAACTTTTCGTTATCAGTGGCCCTAAAATACTTCCCTCCTGTAACTTTTGCAATATCTTTTAAGAGGTCTTCATCAATTTCAACCTGGCGCATGCCATATCTAAAAGAACCGTCACTGTTATAAGCTACCGGAGAAAGTGCATTGCCATTAGTTCCCAAACCAATGGTATAGGTTTTAATTCCAAACTCTATAGCTAAATCTGCAGCGGTCTGCGGTTCTATAAAACCAGAATTGTTTACACCATCCGTCAATAGAATAATAATCTTGCTGGACGCTTTACTTTCTTTTAGGCGATTTACCGACGTAGCTAAGCCCATACCTATTGCCGTACCATCATTTAGCTGCCCATAAGTAATTTCCCGTAGCGCTCGTAGAACGATTTCCTTATCACTTGTTATGGGTGTTTTGGTGTAGCCTTCGCCTGCATAAGCAACCAAGCCAATACGATCATTAGGACGTTCCTTAATGAATTCCGCAGCAACGTCTTTTAAAGCGGCCAGACGATTAGGTTTAAGATCTCTTGCCAACATACTGGAAGAAACATCTATAGCCATAACAATGTCTATACCCTTGGTAGTTTTGGTTCTAGTAGAGATATCCTCTGTCTGTGGTCTTGCCATAGCCACAATAATTGCGGTAAGGGCGGATAGACGGAGCAAAAACAATAAAGGCTTTAATTTTGGAAGGAAGCCTATGTTTTCAAAACCTTTAATAGTGGGTATTTTTAAAGAGGCAACCTGTTCCTTACGTTTGTAGAAATACCAAAGCACGGCCAGTGGAAGCAATAATAGCAACCAAAAAAATTCCGGGTTTGCAAATGATATATTATCTAACATCTATAATTCTGTTTTTACTTCTACTGAGCCTAAAATCCGGTCTACTATTTCTTGGGCGTATTCATCTTCTTCTAGCCAATTTATAATAATCTGCTGTTGAAATCCTTTTCCGCCAAAAAGCAGTATGCTGTATTCGCCATCTACCAATTTATCTGATTCGGGTACTGGGAATTTACCACTACCAAAGACCTTAATTCCTTTTACGCCGGTAACGGTCACAAACTCTTCTTGTTTGGTGATGATGTTTTTTGCTCCTCCTTTTTCTAAATTCGTGATAAATGCTTCAATAGATTTATTGAACTCGGGCTCTACTTCCTGTGCCAAGGTGGTTGAGGTGGTACCTACCATAAAGAAGCCTTCGTTACTATTGTAACTGAACATTTGCAACTCTCTTATGGAGCCCTTCATTTCTGGCGTAAGTTTGGTTTCCTGTCTAGTGAGCACTTGAGGAGTCTCAAGACTTATAGGCGGGTAACCGTAAGAACTTGACACCCATTCGCCCTCCAAAAGTTCTTTTGTAGGGTGGCCAAGAATAGTATCCTTTACATATGTGAAACCGTAATAGGCGGAAGCAGCTGCAAATGAAATCACCAAAGCACCAATAACGGCCACGCTAGCATAAATAATCTTTTTCTTTTGTTTCTTTTTCTCGAGCTCCTCTTTGTATTCTTCTTGCTCCATCAATTCCTCCACTGTAGGCTCAGGCAGGGCATCATGGGTTTTGTGAACGATTTGCTCAATAGATTGGCGGTCTTGCTCGGCAACTGAAGTGTCCGGTTTGGATTTTGCGAACTTTACTAAATCTGCAGTCTGTAGAATACGTTTGAACTGTTGTAGCGTGTCATCATCTATTTTTAGTTCTCCCGCATCTTTAAGCAATTCAAGCTTGCCAATGAGTTCATCCGTTGTACTTTCCAAAGCGGAAACATTAGCATCTTCTTCCAGATAAGAACGAACAATGCCAGTCAGTTCTGAATAGTACTCTTTATACTCGTCTTGAATAAGGTATTTTGATTTTTCAAGATTTTTTAGTTCAAGTAAAGCCCGGTCATAGGGAGGTAAAAGCGCTACTTTTTCTTCTTCTGTTAGAGGTTTCTTTCTGAAAACAAACCAGTATAACAGGCCTCCAACTATAAGAAGCCCAAGGAGTACGAACAAAAGAATTTTCCAAATGGCAGCGTAGCTCTTATCTACTTCCATGAGGGGTTTAATGTCGTACATCTTCTGCGCTAAGGTGTCTACGGCAACATTCGTAACATTAACTACGCGAGTTGAATCCGTTAAAAATCCTTCTCCATTAATTTCTATTCGCTGTGCGGGCACTTTATATGAACCAGAATCAAATTGGGTAAGGGCGTAGATTTTCTGTAGGGTCATTCGGTCGTTCAGACGTGTGGTATCCGTAGCAAATGCTTCTACCGTTTCTAAGGGCGAAAATGTTTGCCCCTCTGGGAAAATAACCTGTGCTGTTGTATCCGTTTCTACCGTGACGGTAAATGTTATCTGGTCTCCAATTTTTATGGAGGTAGTATCGATCTTGGTACTTACTTTGGGAGTGGTTTGTGAAAAAGCGGAAAACCCTACAAACAAAACGCAAAGTAAAACACATCGCTTTAAAAGCAATGTATAGTTGTTGTTAGAATAGTTTATAAAGTATTTATTTAGCATTAACCTCTGCGCTTAAAATAGCCTAATAATTTTTTTACATAACTCTCGTCTACCCTACAATCTATGACTCCGCAGCCAGATTTAGAAAACGTGTTCTTATAATAATCCACTCGTTGTCTATAATACGCCTCGTAAGACCTACGCACACTCTTTGACTGGGTGTTTACTAGGCTTATCTTGCCGGTTTCTGCATCTTGCATTTGAACCATGCCTAGGTTGGGTATGGACTCTTCATGCTCATCATACACCCGTATACCCGTAAGGTCGTGTTTGTTGCCAGAAATTTTTAAAGTCTTTTCGTAGTCCTCAGCGATAAAATCCGATAGCACAAAAACTATTGCCTTTTTCTTCATTACACTACTCAAGAACTTAAGGGCGGCAGCAACATCCGTTTTGTTACTTTTTGGTTTAAATTCTAGCAATTCCCTAATGATGCGAAGCACATGGCTTTTTCCTTTTTTAGGAGGGATAAAAAGCTCTATCTCGTCAGAAAAAAGAATAAGACCTGCTTTATCATTGTTCTGTAATGCAGAAAAGGCCAAAGTTGCCGATATTTCTGTAATTACATCTTTTTTAAACTGATTTGTAGTACCAAAAAGTTCTGAGCCACTTACATCTACCATGAGCATCATGGTAAGCTCACGTTCTTCTTCAAAAACTTTAATATAGGGTTCATTGTAGCGAGCGGTAACGTTCCAGTCAATAGTGCGGACATCATCACCAAACTGATACTGGCGAACTTCACTAAAGGTCATACCGCGCCCTTTAAACGTAGAGTGGTATTCCCCGCCAAAAATATGATCGGACAGACGGCGTGTCTTTATCTCGATCTTCCGTACTTTTTTAAGTAGCTCTTTAGTATCCATTTCTCAGCAAACAGTTTTCAACAAGCAGTTTCTAATGGTAGGAGACAAAGTGTCTGTTACTACCGGCAACATCTGCAAACGTCTACCTTTTAAGGTACTTCAATCTCGTTAACAATTTTATTGATGATTTCTTCGGAAGTAATATTCTCGGCCTCCGCCTCATAGGTAATTCCTATTCTATGGCGTAGAACATCATGAACTATGGCTCTTACGTCTTCAGGAACAACATAACCTCTCCTTTTGATGAAAGCGTAACATTTTGCTGCAGTGCCCAAGTTAATACTACCCCTTGGTGAAGCGCCAAAACTAATAAGAGGTTTTAAATCTTCAAGGTTGTATTTCTCTGGATATCTAGTAGCAAAAACAATATCTAGAATATATTTTTCTATTTTTTCGTCCATGTAAACTTCACGAACAGCCTTTTGGGCACTTAGTATTTGCTCAATACTAACTACCGGATTCACCGTATCATAAGACCCTAATAAATTCTGGCGCATAATCATTTGCTCCTCGTTCAATTTTGGGTAGTCAATAACGGTCTTTAGCATAAAACGGTCAACCTGTGCTTCCGGTAAGGGATATGTTCCTTCTTGCTCCACTGGGTTTTGCGTTGCCATAACCAAAAATGGCTTGTCTAAGGTAAAAGTTTCGTCACCAATAGTTACCTGCTTCTCCTGCATGGCCTCTAAAAGTGCGGATTGCACTTTGGCCGGAGCACGGTTAATCTCATCTGCTAACACAAAATTTGCGAAAATCGGACCTTTCTTTATTGAAAAGTCGTTCTCTTTCATATTGTAGATCAATGTACCTGTAACATCCGCAGGTAAAAGGTCTGGTGTAAACTGAATTCTGCTAAAACTACCTTTCACTGCTTTTGACAATGTGTTAATGGCCAATGTTTTTGCCAAACCAGGTACACCTTCCAATAAAATGTGACCTTGGCCAAGTAAACCAATAAGTAATCTTTCAACCATGTGTTTTTGGCCAACGATTACTTTGTTCATTTCTAATATCAATAAGTCGATAAATGCACTCTCTTGTGCAATTTTCTCGTTTACCGCATTAATATCTACCGTAGTATTTTCTTCCATATAAGATTACAAATTTTGGTTTAGGCCGGTTGTTATTAAACAGGCATGCAAATTGAAAATTTATTAGCTGCTTCGCTGTTAATGATTGGTTAAAAAAAAAGTTGAAACCCTCTTTTTATGAAGTTTTTAAGGGATTTCTTTTTAATTTAACCGCTCTATGCAAAAGAACAATTTTTATTCCAAAGTTATAGCAGGAACTATGACTTGGGGCAGCTGGGGAAAAGGTTTTTCCAAATCTAGTATGATTGAGCTAATGAACCACTGTTTGGAAACAGGGATAACCACCTTTGACCACGCTGATATTTATGGGGGATACACTACCGAAGAAGATTTTGGAAATGCGTTTAAAGAGAGTGGTATTTCGCGTGAATCTATCCAATTAATTTCTAAATGTGGGATTCAAATAGATTCCGAAGCCCGAAAAAATCAGGTAAAACATTACAACTACAGCTCAGATTATATTATTTGGTCTGCAGAACAATCGCTTCAAAAACTAAAAACGGATTATTTGGACTTGCTTTTGCTGCATAGGCCAAGCCCTTTGATGGAACCAAACAACATTGCTGCTGCAATTGTAAGATTAAAAGAACAAGGAAAAATAAAGAGTTTTGGAGTATCTAATTTTTTGCCGTCCCAAATAGCGCTTGTAGAAACGGTAATGCCTATAGAAGGGAATCAGGTGGAATTTTCTTTAACGCAAAGCGATGTAATGTATGACGGCACTTTAGACGATTGTTTGGCGAACCAAAGAATGGTAATGTCTTATAGTCCACTTGGCTCGTATTTCAGGAATGATGATGAGGTTTCAAAACGATTAAAAAATGCCATGAAACCCATGCTTGAGAAATATGAGGTTACTGAAGACCAATTGTTGTTAGCGTGGGTGATGAAGCATCCTTCCAAAGTGTTTCCGGTTGTAGGTACGGCCACTAAGTCTCGCTTGTCCGCAGCAATTGAAGCTACAAAAATTGAAATAGAAAAAACTGATTGGTTTATTTTGTTGGAAGCTGCAAAAGGTCATGAAGTTGCTTAAAAATATATGCTATGAGAAAGACCGTATTAATTACAGGGGCAACCAGTGGTATTGGGCGTGCAACAGCTATTTTGTTCGCGGTACAAGGTTTTAAACTGGTGCTCTGCGGAAGAAGACAGGAGCGTCTTGATGCGCTTCAGTCAGAATTAAGTAAACAATGTGAGGTACAGACCCTAAATTTTGATGTACGGGATAAAGATGCTGTTTTTAAAGCGATAGGTTCTTTACCACAAGATTTTTCCCAGATAGATGTTTTGGTCAATAACGCAGGTAATGCCCATGGTCTAGACCCTATTGATCAGGGAAATACAGACGATTGGGATGCCATGCTAGATATTAATGTAAAAGGGCTGCTTTATGTTTCTAAAGCTGTGATTCCCCATATGGTGGAAAGAAAATCGGGCCATATTATTAATATTGGGTCTACGGCGGGGAAAGAGGTCTACCCCAAAGGAAATGTGTATTGTGCCAGTAAACATGCGGTTGATGCACTAACCAAAGGAATGAGAATGGATTTGAACCCGTACGGAATTAAGGTGGGAGGGATTCACCCTGGAGCTGTAGAAACCGAATTTAGTAATGTGAGGTTTAAAGGAGATGATAATAAGGCCGATGAAGTCTATGATGGTTTTGAGCCTTTAAAACCCGAGGATATTGCTGAAATCATACATTTTGTGGTTACCCGGCCGTATCACGTAAACATTGCCGATTTAATTGTTATGCCTACAGCGCAAGCTTCTGCAACTCTATTGAATAGGTCATTATGATTAATAAACGTTTACTTGTAAAAAACTTACTTGCTCATAATGACGAGAATAGTTTTTATGACAAGAAACGTTTTATAAGCATTGGTGAAAAAGAGGGTAAGGCCAAATTTTTAAAGCATGTCTGTGCATTGGCCAATAGCAACCCGGAGAACAATTCATTTATTGTTATTGGAGTAGAAGATGAGGACAATAAAATAGTTGGGGTCGATTTTTTTGATGATAGTAAGATTCAAAATTTGGTCAATGCTTATTTAGATAACCCTCCTTTAATTTCATATGAGAATATTCCATTTCCAAATT from Zobellia alginiliquefaciens includes:
- a CDS encoding aldo/keto reductase, whose protein sequence is MQKNNFYSKVIAGTMTWGSWGKGFSKSSMIELMNHCLETGITTFDHADIYGGYTTEEDFGNAFKESGISRESIQLISKCGIQIDSEARKNQVKHYNYSSDYIIWSAEQSLQKLKTDYLDLLLLHRPSPLMEPNNIAAAIVRLKEQGKIKSFGVSNFLPSQIALVETVMPIEGNQVEFSLTQSDVMYDGTLDDCLANQRMVMSYSPLGSYFRNDDEVSKRLKNAMKPMLEKYEVTEDQLLLAWVMKHPSKVFPVVGTATKSRLSAAIEATKIEIEKTDWFILLEAAKGHEVA
- a CDS encoding vWA domain-containing protein, producing the protein MLDNISFANPEFFWLLLLLPLAVLWYFYKRKEQVASLKIPTIKGFENIGFLPKLKPLLFLLRLSALTAIIVAMARPQTEDISTRTKTTKGIDIVMAIDVSSSMLARDLKPNRLAALKDVAAEFIKERPNDRIGLVAYAGEGYTKTPITSDKEIVLRALREITYGQLNDGTAIGMGLATSVNRLKESKASSKIIILLTDGVNNSGFIEPQTAADLAIEFGIKTYTIGLGTNGNALSPVAYNSDGSFRYGMRQVEIDEDLLKDIAKVTGGKYFRATDNEKLEAIYDEINKLEKTEIEEFKYYKYEEKFRPWVLLAGALLLLEWILRNTLFRSFI
- a CDS encoding SDR family NAD(P)-dependent oxidoreductase, with translation MRKTVLITGATSGIGRATAILFAVQGFKLVLCGRRQERLDALQSELSKQCEVQTLNFDVRDKDAVFKAIGSLPQDFSQIDVLVNNAGNAHGLDPIDQGNTDDWDAMLDINVKGLLYVSKAVIPHMVERKSGHIINIGSTAGKEVYPKGNVYCASKHAVDALTKGMRMDLNPYGIKVGGIHPGAVETEFSNVRFKGDDNKADEVYDGFEPLKPEDIAEIIHFVVTRPYHVNIADLIVMPTAQASATLLNRSL
- a CDS encoding DUF58 domain-containing protein — encoded protein: MDTKELLKKVRKIEIKTRRLSDHIFGGEYHSTFKGRGMTFSEVRQYQFGDDVRTIDWNVTARYNEPYIKVFEEERELTMMLMVDVSGSELFGTTNQFKKDVITEISATLAFSALQNNDKAGLILFSDEIELFIPPKKGKSHVLRIIRELLEFKPKSNKTDVAAALKFLSSVMKKKAIVFVLSDFIAEDYEKTLKISGNKHDLTGIRVYDEHEESIPNLGMVQMQDAETGKISLVNTQSKSVRRSYEAYYRQRVDYYKNTFSKSGCGVIDCRVDESYVKKLLGYFKRRG
- a CDS encoding tetratricopeptide repeat protein, which encodes MRNIVFILFFIGFVSFAQDEEKEREKALDASKNLTYEGNKALSEDNFIDAEVDYRKAIAKSDENSAAPYNLANAYYKKETYSEAFGRYKQAGELATNKADKHRAYHNMGNVFMKRKEYQKAVEAYKEALRNNPKDEETRYNLALAKKMLEKEQEQNDQNQDNKDDQDKNEDQKDENEDKKDGDNKEENQDQDKKDEGDKGDEGDKNEEQKDENKEGEGDEKEEQKKQPDQGEGDKPEEQQQQPRPNQLSKQQVQNLLEAMQNEEKKVQEKIDAQKVKGVKVKNEKDW
- a CDS encoding VWA domain-containing protein — translated: MIQLDEKIYFYLLAIIPVIIVLFALLQLWKKRTQKKFAETPLLKRLSPDKSNFKSGLKLLFFLLGITFLTLGLVNPKIGTKLETVKREGVDVVFAVDVSKSMLAEDIAPNRLEKAKRLVSEIINQLASDRIGIIAYAGQAFPQLPITTDYGAAKMFLQSMNTDMLTSQGTAINEAINLATTYYNDEEQTNRVLFIISDGEDHSEGNTNDAVEKAIEEGIQIYTIGVGKTKGAPIPIKRNGVVESLKKDSQGEVVITKLNEDVLIDIADDGNGEYIDGSNTEAAVERIKEQLLQMDKKEFEAKQFAEFKDQFQWFLGIGLLFLLLDIFILEKRTKWLKKLNLFNEKEIE
- a CDS encoding AAA family ATPase → MEENTTVDINAVNEKIAQESAFIDLLILEMNKVIVGQKHMVERLLIGLLGQGHILLEGVPGLAKTLAINTLSKAVKGSFSRIQFTPDLLPADVTGTLIYNMKENDFSIKKGPIFANFVLADEINRAPAKVQSALLEAMQEKQVTIGDETFTLDKPFLVMATQNPVEQEGTYPLPEAQVDRFMLKTVIDYPKLNEEQMIMRQNLLGSYDTVNPVVSIEQILSAQKAVREVYMDEKIEKYILDIVFATRYPEKYNLEDLKPLISFGASPRGSINLGTAAKCYAFIKRRGYVVPEDVRAIVHDVLRHRIGITYEAEAENITSEEIINKIVNEIEVP